Sequence from the Rutidosis leptorrhynchoides isolate AG116_Rl617_1_P2 chromosome 3, CSIRO_AGI_Rlap_v1, whole genome shotgun sequence genome:
ttgggcctaacaaaccccatccaaagtaccggatgctttagtacttcgaaatttatatcatatccgaagggtgtcccggaatgatggggatattcttatatatatgcatcttgttaatgtcggttaccaggtgttcaccatatgaatgatttttatctctatgtatgggatgtgtattgaaatatgaaatcttgtggtctattgttacgatttgatacatataggttaaacctataactcaccaacattttttgttgacgtttaaagcatgtttattctcaggagaatactaagagcttccgctgttgcatactaaaataaggacaagatttggagtccatgtttgtatgatattgtgtaaaaactgcattcaagaaactgatttcgatgtaacatatttgtattgtaaaccattatgtaatggtcgtgtgtaaacatgatattttagattatcattatttgataatctacgtaaagcttttaaacctttatttatgaaataaaggttatggtttgttttaaaaatgaatgcagtctttgaaaaatgtctcatatagaggtcaaaacctcgcaacgaaaccaattaatatggaacgtttttaatcaataagaacggaacatttcaaacaagggcaagggtaaggttggcacgtccaacttcaaacctaaacctaagggcattgctaactcttcaaCTTCAAaaatcccgcaaaccaagtctcctgaagaagcaatatgctttcattgtggggataaaggacattggtGGCGCAATTAtaccaagtacttgaaggaacttaatgaactacgggctaagggagtcgccgtaccttcaggtttgttcatgattgaactaaacaatactactatttctaattcctgggtattggacacaggatgtggtactcacatttgtacaaatgtgcagggactcacaagaagtaggaagctgaagaccgaaGAGCGCAATCTAATCAAGGGAAATAAGAACGTTGCCTCTGTTGATATGATTGAAGAATATAAGCTCACTTTTTATTCTGGTCTATGTGTTGTTTTGTCTAATGTTTGCTatagtgccgaaatggcaagaaacattatatcatttgatgctttatttaatgatggttttgattttagttttgataatggatcaatacttgtttacAAGAATGGAATATTTTATTTCAAAGCTAGTCCTTGTAGAGGTATCTTGGAAACAACaataaagctaaatgatagttcaatctataaTGTTGATTCATTCAAAGATggtttggataaaacgtatctatgtcattgtcgtttaggccatataaacaagaaataCATAGcaaaactccagtcagatggaattttAGAATCATTTGATGTTACATCATATGACGAATGTGAATCTTACTTGTTAggaaaaatgacaaaagcacctttcacaggaaactgtgaaaGGGGTAAGGATCTATTggagttggtacacactgatgtgtgcggtccattcagatcgcctactagacaccaggaatgatacttcgttacatttactgatgacttcagtagatatggttatgtttattttattaaacaaaagtctgaaactttgggagcgttcaaggcataccaaaatgaagtagaaaatcaactgaacaaaagaattaagattctccgatctgatagaggtggtgaatatgttaatgatgaatttcgtgatcatctacggggttgtgggataatctcacaactagctcctcctagaacaccacaatataatggtgtggctgaaaggaggaatcgaacattacttgatatggttcgatccatgatgagccagacaaagcttccaatcagtttttggggttatgccctacaaactgccgcaaggatccttaacctcatcccaaccaagaaagtttctaaAACATCTTATGAGATATGGtatggtaaaactgtgtctctctcatatctaagaatctagggttgtgaggcttacgttcatCGCGAAGCTCAatataaacttgaacccagatcagaaaagtgtttatttgttggttacccgactgattcttttggatatttgttttacaaccctactgagaacaaagtctttgtgtctcgaaggggagtcttctttgaaaaggatctcatatcaaaaggaaccagtgggagcaaaattgaccttgaagaagtTCAAGAATCAACAATAAGGAAACCaatattggaaccgattctcctcaagaggtcgacgagcctgcagttgaaagagaaactgacctacaggCACCACCCATACGTAAATCTGATAGAGTGCatcgaacaccaaagaaatatagtttacacatatttgagggtgatgacgagaatatagattctgatgaacctattacctatcaagaagcgatgacaggccccgagtctgtcaaatggaaggaggctatggacaatgagatccaatccatgcatgataatcaagtttggaccttgattaatcatataccaggtactaaaaccattgggtgtaagtaggtcttcaagaagaagaccgatatggatggaaatgtacacacattcaaagccagactggtggctaaggattacacgcaacaatatggtgtagactatgatgaaactttttcaccaatagctatgttgaaatccattagaatacttcttgccatagctgcattttatgactatgagatatgacaaatggatgtaaaaacagctttccttaatggtaagctAACATAGGATGAAACTTTTTATTTATGCTGAACGGTGGAGCTGTCATgtggagaagtggcaagcaaagtactattgctgattctactacagaagccgagtatatagcggtaaatgaagctgctaaagaggccatgtggataaagaaattcatcggggatctgggtgtggttcctacaatccatgatcctgttgagattttctgcgacaatgtgatTGCGGTTGTCTTGactcaagaaccgaggtcacaaaagcgcacacggcacatactcagaaagtaccattacatccgtcaacttgtagcagaaattgacatattattaagtagagtagacacgactaagaacttggctgatcctttcaccaagcctttgccacaaactaagcatgatgctcatagcatgtctattagAATTCATGTCAttaatgataaagtttgattgtattttttatgttaagtttgaaactttaaacattgggtaataatatatgttgcaattgatctgatgattaatatattgagattatcttatacgcacgatgcgatcattttcattgtatattgccttgtttcattttgcatgttttaacttccaatgcatattatttcataaacttccacagtcggtcattctctaaggaagaaagaattgaattaaggctgctataagtgtagtaatataggcttatatgaaactacattcatgaggaacttgatagttgattcaaggttctgaaatgaccacacttagacattacttcatggttttaagtcaaaagataagctctaagatggcaacatcatttatcctagagtggatatgtatgagaaatcctgacacaaactatgttatactttgacctgtttctaacgctgtgcgtaaatgccggtcataagggagcagattgggtatatcatggaatgtggtggatgtatatacagttgaagcaatttgttccttcttctttaagcgagtttaagcgatatctctggacccctcgttgatttgtgctgaattaaatgcatggtcatgctacgactgaattaatgcaattgcagtctatttgatcaccacaaatctctatcgggaaacataatcttgaacgatgatgattgacacttaaccatgtcacacgttcatatagatatcttgaacaaaaggatgattgatataaatcaaaatatagcagtgtaacgtagcagactagttgttacacatggtgtgtcttttaagatatgccaatattattaatgtcagtgcaagtgggagtctgttggaaatatgttctcgggttggctacggttcgaccgtggtttgaccgtggtacatatattccgaagatatgcccatgacattaaataataaaagtccatttatcctattcggtcacacacaaaggccaatcgtaaattgtttgatattccttctaatcggaaattaatttattaatcattagttaatggtttaataaattaagtaagtttttttatgtgtatacatatacttacaaatctaaatatgtagagatttgattagactttgcaaatcatatattatatacgatataagatttgatttgatttataaaatatgatttgattttgtaaatcttattttatataaagatttgattttgcaaatctttttaaatctttatttattatatttgtactacatgtattattgtattaattatgtaatatataataccaagtcttagTATTGGAAATGATATACAAAagatacaaaacacacatacaaaaatgatattttctttctcattttcaagtatccaaaatacttgaaatctataattgggttcggtttttggtggaaataaggaagaagaaaagatccgttaagtagaaggtatagatcgaagcaaggttggaactttgggtgtctaccgtttagaggaactcttctttgagttttcaaattcgattttcaaaaggctacaaaggttgtattctaatcttctcttttTCGGTTTCGGTTTCAAATTCGATACCGGTGCGCACGACTCCCCTCCGGTGTTAAATCACCGTCAAATCGATGTTAAATACATCACCGTTACCAGGCTAACGTTGTGTTAAGAGATTTAACCCCGGGGACACCGGCGCACACGACTCCCCTCCGGTGTTAAATCACCGTTAAATCACCAACCAAACAGTAATAAACAATTAATTAatgatttaacactgagatttaacactgaacgatTTTCCCTGTTTTGACCTCAGTGTAAAATCTCAGTGTTAAGCTTAACTCCAAGATTTAACACTGAGCGACTCCTGGTAATAGTAATAAAAAAGCAGGTGCgacaacatttaaaaaaaaaaagaagaagaataaactGTTATGTATTTTAATAATTGAAATTAGTTGAAGAAGAACACCTCGTCAATTTTCGAATTCACATCGAATTGGAGAAGAACAGTCATACAAACTTATTTCTTATTAGGCTCATAGTCTCGTACCAATCTACACGTACAAATATACAACTCACTTTCAAAAGCTAATTTTTGAaagtaagttttaaacttagatttatcACTTAGATTTATCTCTTATTAGGTCCGCTGATCAGTGGCGAAGCTAGAGTTTTTAATTGATGGTGTCAaaaattatctttttttttttaaacatcagtttgggatcactcAAAGGACCAAACTACTCACGCCATTATCTCTCGCAGTTGCCATAACCCAGACCAAAAAAcatcttaattttatttatttaaagttaaaATAACCACGTTATTGACTGATCAAGCCAAAATTGACTTGAGTGCAATTAATTTGAAGACTAACCTTTGGAAGGGGTTCCTCCGGTTTTAATGTGGTGGATATGAAGGGTGTTGTGGTGGTTGACTTTTGCCGAGCCTCCAAGGTGAGCTTAGGAGAGTGATCAGCGGTGGTAAGTTCGAAAGTGTTGATTAATTGCTAAATGTGTGATTATGAgcagtatttataggcataagatGGCGGTTACCAAGGATAACCACCACTAGCCCACTAAACCATGATTACCACTCCTGGAATCCTCTAATCATGCCCACTAACTGCTCCACGTTCTCCTGATTTGTCGGACGGATGAGTAGTTGTGCAAACCAAGTCAAATGCTAACGGCACGCTACGGGTGACGTAGCGTAAGAGTGATCGTGGCCTAATAGCGGCGTTGACTTGGTATCCAACCAGGAGTTGAAGCTAAACGTCCAGCTACAGGATACGCCATGCGTCACTCGTGACGGCCATGGCGGGACCTACGTCATTATTGACAATCTCATTTGAAAATAAATTATCATGGTTTGTCTATATGATTATAGTAAATGAGTAATGTAATATGCTTTTTATTAGGTTAATGATCAAATCAATATTTAAATGGAGTGTTTTTAAATACTATCAAAAATTACGAGTTATATACAGCTATTTCCATTCAATAAAAAACGTATATGTATTCTACATAAACATTTGTTGGGCTCTAACGTTGATGGCCTTAATGTTTGGTAGGATATTGCACTGTATTTCAAGAATGTGGTCACGTGAGGTTCAATGTTTAAATAAAgggaagtgatatgtacacaactaaaaattgttatgtacacaactttcatgttttacagtgttgtactgtataaTACTTGTGTACATAACAATTttaggttgtgtacatatcattacCCATAAATAAAACAATGGGGTCACATGTTATATTACCACTTTAAAATACTTATATTGCAAATACTACAGTCTAATAGACCAATAGCTCGCAACATTTCATTGGGGTCATATGACCCCACAACTCTTAACGTGACTTCGCCACTGCCGCACCGCTGATGTTGAAGCGGGTTACCTGTAAGATAAATCACGCTGACGTTGTCACAAAAACCAATGTTGCCTTGGAGACCGGACATTTTAATTCTAGTAAGAGATTATGTAGCCAAGAAGATTCGGTTACAGCATTGGCCACTCCTCTATACTCTGCTTCGGCACTGGAACGAGAAACAGTAGGCTGATGTTTAGAGAACCAGTAAAGCGAATTGTCGCCTAAATATATGCAATAGCCAGAGGTTAATCGTTGTGAGTCTGAGGTATATGCCACTAAACTGTGGGACAACGATCTAGTGATGCGGAGACCGAGATGTAATGTCCCCTATAAATACCGCAAAATTCGTTTAATCGCATTCATATGTGTTAATAGACACAGTCGACTCCTAAGATATATTGTTACAAACTATacctatattatatattatatattatatataagtatatatcatGTATATTCTCATTCTAAAAATAAAGGAGAGGTTAGTTACATGACTTAGCAAAGAGGTTAACTATTGTATTATGCAGAAGATGATTAATGAAATCAACACATTGACATTGACATTGACATTGACATAcatattatatcaaaaatatatatttaccGCAATCTAGTACGAAACTTGTCACATATCGATAGTTTACACCTCAAGTACGAAACATGTCATATATCGATAATTTACACTTCAATCTAGTACAAAATAATTATTCATGTTGATATAACCAAAAACATAACTTTTCTAGAAATTGGTACCCCGAAGTGTTTAATAATATGCactcaaaattttaaaattataagAAATGCCCTATGTCCATGCATCACGCACCACGCATGATGCGCGCAAGCCCGTGCATGATGCGAGTGTACGAGATATTCAGTGAGAAAATCATTTTTCCTCGCAAACTCGTACCACGCACCAAGCACCACCAATGGTTCGTGGTGCCTGGTGCTTGATGTCAAAATGTCAAAACTTTGAATTGACGCATTTTTTAACACGTAGCTCTGATTTAGCCACCAGTTTTTTAAGAAAAAATATCATAGATGGTCCCCAAGCTTTGTACCAAAAATCAAGATAAGATCTAAAGTTTAAATCAATCATGACTGGTCCCAAATTTTAAGCATATATAGTACATAACTAGTCcgggtccggcccgcgcgatgcggcgggggctttcggccagcgtattcatatttaacgcagttttatttacagaaggaaaaacggcccatgtgttatgcttcgttgttggtgtcgtcgtctttattgttttttaaaatctgtccgaTTCGAACGTATTGATAAAATATTTCGAGCCTaatggtgctggcgaaaaaatttagCTCGCggtgagcaggaagatacgggctgtcgttgtatttggcgttttttaaaaaagtgtccgttttgaacgtagttagtatcgttttgttcataaaattatttcgagtctgacggtgctgtcggaaaaatttaactcgcggcgagtagGAAGatgcgggctgtcgttgtgtttagcgttttttaaaaagtgtccgtttcgaacgtagttagtttcgttttgtttgtaaaaatatttCGACTTTAAAGGAGTGgttggtgaaatttaactcggagcgaggcGGAAGACACGGACTATTGAAAGGTTTGGGTGAAGTTCTTTTTTTAATTTGGGGAGTTTACATTTTACTCCCCTAAAGTTTGGTCTAAATTTTGAAAGTTGAGTGTAGGTGAGGGGGGAAGAATGAAATATGAGTGTGAAAAGGGGAGGGGACTGTTGTCGTATTTCCCTGGAAACGACGACAATCCCCATGGGATTTAGTATGTAAAGGATTGGTTCCAAATTTAATTGAGCGTTAAAATTTTCTATTAAATTCAATCATGTGCTTTGAATGCGAGGGTATTTTCGTCATATGATAAGCCCAATTAATTAAAAGATTAAAAGCCTACTGCGTTCATATGATTCATTAATCATATGTATAGAAAACCAACCACGACAGAATGAAGTGAAACAGTGAATGGCCttgtttattaaatatttaatatataaacattagTAAAAACCAATTTAAAGTGACAACTCATAATCCATAACTACTTTAAACAAACATAAACATAAAACTAGACTAATATATATTCTGTATATTAGGCTAATAAGCCCTGACTTTTATCACCATTTAGCCATTCACTTGTTCTTCAACAACAATAATCATCTAAAAGTTGGGACCAGCAGCAAGAATTTGGTCAGTAAGCTTATCATCCTTCCCAATTTTGTGATTCACAAACACTTCAAAGTTGTTCTTGAATAGCCCACCCAGCTTCACCAGTGTCTCCTTATACGCTTTCTTGTTTGACCACTGCATCATTCAGTTTAACACGACATCAATACTTTTTTCTATAGAAAAATGTTTTGTAATATATAAGTCAACTTACGGTGTTGACAGGATCAAGAATCTCTGAAGGCACACCCTCGACCTCAGTCGGGATCTCTAGACCAAAAACTTCGGTCTTGTTGTAGTTTGCGTTCAAAAGTTGTCCAGAATGAATAGCGTCGATGATTTTCCGAGTGTATGCCAACTTCATTCGACTTCCAGAACCATAGCTAAACAGAATCGAGAATGTAAATAAATTTGTTGTCTATAAGATTTATAAAAAAAACGTTTAAATTCTAAAATATTTAATTTCTTATTATGTTACCTGCCACCTGACCAGCCGGTATTAACAAGCCATCCAGTAGCACCATGTTTCTCCATTTTAGTAGCAAGCATTGCTGCATACTTTGTAGGGTGTAGCATAATGAATGCCGCACCAAAGCAGGCCGAAAACGTTGCACGTGGCTCCTTTACACCCTCTTCAGTTCCAGCCACCTTCACAAATATTATATAAAGTCAAACTAATTTATTCTACATTTAAAACATGTAACGAGTGATTAATAAATAAATGTCCTAAAACTGTTAAATAGTGAAACCCGTAGGTTATTATGTTTTATGGATACTCTATTTATAAACATTAGAAGGTAACCTATGGACTCTAATAAACTGTAACGGCCCCAAGCTCATAATCGGAGTTGGGCCTAACATAATATCGTATGACTAAAGCCCCACGCAGTCCGAATGGCAAAATTCACGAAAGTTCAAATCAGAAGAAAATGCTAACGAACAAAATCATATCCCACAATCGGACTTGGGGCCTAATATCCTATGACTAATACTCCTCGCAGTCCAAACAGAAAAATCGCGAAAGTTTAGTCTGGAAAAAAACGCTAACGGACCCAAGCCCGCAATCGAACTTAAGCCTAACCTAATATAATATGAATAATAGAAACATGAAAAGAGTTTTTACCAGTGCAGTATAGCCACTAATGAAGTGATACATAGTCTGAGCCAGGTTGAGCTTGCTCACAGGTGGGAGCACACCAAATGCATCACAAGCCAACAGAATAACATTCTTTGGGTGCGGACCCACGCACGGGATCTTAGCGTTCGGAATGTACTCAATAGGGTACGCTGCACGAGTATTCTCTGTTACCGATTTGTCTAAATAATCCACATCTCTATTATGCTCGTCAAACACAACGTTTTCCAATACTGTATGTGTATAAAGAATAAATTGTTAGTTTCAAATGTTAAAATTACACATTAACTGAAAGCAACAAGCACAAGCATCATATCATACCAGTCCCGAATTTAATGGCGTTCCAGATATCGGGTTCTTTTTCCCTTGAAAGATCAATACACTTAGCATAACAACCACCTTCGATATTCGATACACCAGTATCACTCCAGCAGTGCTCATCATCTCCGATTAAGTATCGGTTATGATCAGTAGACAAAGTCGTCTTTCCAGTACCTAAAGTCGAACAATCACATAAAACTCATTAATGATCATAACAAAGAAACTACTATTAAAATTGTTGATCATATAAAGGCAGATAGATATGAGTTTATGGGAGCTAGGGAGGGATTTGTGCTGTGATCCTACGATCCTCACCGCTGATGAAAACGGTAACAGTGAGGATTGCGGCTTACCTGAGAGACCAAAGAAGAGGGCAACATCGCCATCTTTGCCCATATTGCATCCAGAATGAAGGGACAGGATTTGGCGTTTCGGCATGAGATAATGCATGACACCAAATAGTCCTTTCTTCATTTCCCCGGCGTATTGTGTGCCGAGGATAATCATTTCTCGTCTACCGAGATTTAAATCGATGCTAGTGGATGATGTCATGTAATGTGTGTAACGATTACATGGAAACTGGCCAGCGTTGTAAATAGTGAAGTCCGGAGTACCGAAATTCTCCAGCTCTTCAGCTGTGGGTCGGATGCACCTGCAACCTACCCAGTTATCCACTTGTACCACACACAGACACATTTATTCAAACATATTTGGCAACATTAATATATTCGTTCAATCGGACCTTTTATTTTACGCAAGACATGGATAACAATATATTTAAAACTTATCTGGAGGGGCTTGATTATATATGAAACTGtaagtaattttctcattttcttacATATTGTGCATGAACAGAGAGTGGTAAGCTCTTGCAGACACAATTCGAACTTTGATTCGGTTCTCTGGATCCCAGTTCAAGAATTGATCATTCACAAACACCTGAAAGTTCAAAACTTTGCAGTAAATAGCCAGATCTAGAAGTCAACAAGTCAATGTCTTTTTAGTTGTGTTTTTTATACTTGATGTACATATTTttgatgtatatatgtatattacatCACATTACAGTCTAAAACAAACTTTAATACAAAAAGTGTTTCAAGTCATGACTCATGTGTCACAAAGATGTATATAGAGTCAACAAGTCAATGTCTTTTTGTTGTGTTTAAATTACACGAATACTTATTCAGTTAGATGGATAACTTCATCAGTAGCATACAGCCATACTGGTATATTGGCCTATCTAAATATATActagtattattttaatattattttatatgtaagGACAAAAGGCACCCCTTTCAAGACCAAAAGATGATATTAGTGTGGCCAATTTAAAGGGAAGTGACAATAAAGATGCATATATCCTTATCTCTGCCTGGTATCCTCATATCATATCTATCATTTTCATTCATTTAAGGCCTTATTAAAATTTGAAAAATAGGAGCACTATACAGTTATTTATAATGATCAAGTCTCCATAAATAAAAGTGGACACCTTTTtcctttatattaaaaatataaataagtaaatacttCCTAGGTTGATCTCTCTATTTCATAAAAATCAACAAAGATTATACTTATTGTGGTGAAAATAATCTTTTTGAAAAAATAAtctttttgaaaagaaaatcttatTCAACTGTTTGAAAAAGTTCCAATCCCACACTTTCTACCGAGCAATAAGTAAAACCATTTTTAATTGTGCCCGTGATATCATAAGCAGTAATACATTTTTTGATCAAAAGTAAAAACTGCATTTGATATGGCACTAACATTTTTTAATCCTTGTGTCAGTTTTATTTGTTAAATATTTAGATGATTGATATGGTAAAATCAAAATTGTGTGaaaattaataaacatattaaagtGTGTGGGAACTCTTATTGGTCAAAATCCAAGCGACATTCGTCGCCCTTTCCGTCGAAAATATGACTCACGCCTCCATCCATAAATATCTCACGTCCCTTTATCTTTTGTCAGTTTCCGTCAAATGCATTCCATGTCATCTCACGGATAAAAAAGTAACGCATGAATATATATGGTCTAACTTGACAACAACATAACGGAGtcaaaattcatattcatataaagTTAAAGCAAAAATACATATCATACCTTTTCCAAAGAATTCAAGTAATCAACAGCTCTTTCTCTGTTCACCAAGAAGGTCTGCTCATCCATTTCAATATTCGGTGAGCCCCTGCACAAATTATAATTTACTCACCAACCAATTTATGATattgaattaaataacgataacgataaacaATAAAACAGCATAAGTATATAAGGATTATGAATTTAGGCCAACTAAATTTATAGAGGATGGATATATAAAATAACATACTTGCCCCACCAAAGCTCATCCTCAGTAGTATCATCTCTAACGACACGCTTATCTTTAGGAGATCTACCGGTTTTGGCACCCGACAAGGTAGCCAATGCACCGCTCGACGTTATGAACGAACCTTTTTCATACTTGATCGCCTGCTCATACAACTCTGCACAtcataaaaaggaaaaaaaaaaaaaaaagttcgatATCAAGTTAAGCTTAATCGTAAGGCAATATTTGAATTTGAATGTAAATtagataataaaataaaaattatgtaATCTACCTGCAGGGGAAAGATTGTAGAGAACATGGGTGAATTTGAGAGAGCTGTCACTAGCAGCAAATGCTGGCTCAAAATGATGTTGAGGGGTATGTGACACCCTTGGCGTTTCGGGTCTTTGGGCCGGGTCTCCTCGCACCAACTTAGGTCCACTTTCTCGCGTCAATGACGCCAAAGATGCACTGTAAAATAATCAAGGTCAAGACATGACACGACATGtagttatgtataa
This genomic interval carries:
- the LOC139900893 gene encoding phosphoenolpyruvate carboxykinase (ATP) 1-like, coding for MASNSNAKGNGVTTGGRNGLPKITTQKRQSGVCHDDSSAPVKAQTIDELHSLQRKKSAPTTPLDGVQGAFANMSEEDRHRQQLQSISASLASLTRESGPKLVRGDPAQRPETPRVSHTPQHHFEPAFAASDSSLKFTHVLYNLSPAELYEQAIKYEKGSFITSSGALATLSGAKTGRSPKDKRVVRDDTTEDELWWGKGSPNIEMDEQTFLVNRERAVDYLNSLEKVFVNDQFLNWDPENRIKVRIVSARAYHSLFMHNMCIRPTAEELENFGTPDFTIYNAGQFPCNRYTHYMTSSTSIDLNLGRREMIILGTQYAGEMKKGLFGVMHYLMPKRQILSLHSGCNMGKDGDVALFFGLSGTGKTTLSTDHNRYLIGDDEHCWSDTGVSNIEGGCYAKCIDLSREKEPDIWNAIKFGTVLENVVFDEHNRDVDYLDKSVTENTRAAYPIEYIPNAKIPCVGPHPKNVILLACDAFGVLPPVSKLNLAQTMYHFISGYTALVAGTEEGVKEPRATFSACFGAAFIMLHPTKYAAMLATKMEKHGATGWLVNTGWSGGSYGSGSRMKLAYTRKIIDAIHSGQLLNANYNKTEVFGLEIPTEVEGVPSEILDPVNTWSNKKAYKETLVKLGGLFKNNFEVFVNHKIGKDDKLTDQILAAGPNF